DNA sequence from the Pseudoglutamicibacter cumminsii genome:
GTCAGGCCGTCACGGCCGCGGCCGTCGTCGGGACCAAAGCCCAGCTCAACTGCGTGCTCTGGGTGAGGCATCAGACCAACCACGTTGCCGGCTTCGTTTGTGATGCCAGCGATGCTGCGGCGGGAGCCGTTCGGGTTCCAGCCTTCGTAGCGGAACACCACGCGACCCTCGGCTTCGAGCATGTCGAGGGTCTTTTCGTCAGCGACGTACTGGCCGTCCTGGTTCTTCAGCGGGTAGACCACGCTCTGGTTCTTCTCGTACAGGCGGGTCCACTTGGTCTCGTTGTTTTCGATGGTCAGCGGCTGATCGCGGCGAATGAACTTGAGGTGATCGTTCTTGATCATCGAACCTGGAAGCAGGTGAGCTTCCGTGAGGACCTGGAAACCGTTGCAGATGCCGAGCACTGGGAGCTTATCGTCCGAGTTCGCGGCGTCGATGATGCTGTCCATGACCGGCGCGAAACGAGCGATAGCGCCCGGGCGCAGGTAGTCGCCGTAGGAGAACCCGCCGGCGATCACAACAGCCTGAACATCCTTGAGGTCGCCATCCGCGTGCCACAGGTTCACTGGCTCGCCACCGGCCAAGCGCACCGCACGGCACGC
Encoded proteins:
- the purQ gene encoding phosphoribosylformylglycinamidine synthase subunit PurQ, translating into MPRTTDFPFLVDNSVDTYPNSGVKIGVVTFPGTLDDRDACRAVRLAGGEPVNLWHADGDLKDVQAVVIAGGFSYGDYLRPGAIARFAPVMDSIIDAANSDDKLPVLGICNGFQVLTEAHLLPGSMIKNDHLKFIRRDQPLTIENNETKWTRLYEKNQSVVYPLKNQDGQYVADEKTLDMLEAEGRVVFRYEGWNPNGSRRSIAGITNEAGNVVGLMPHPEHAVELGFGPDDGRGRDGLTVFTSLISNFVEDAK